One Streptomyces sp. NBC_00193 DNA window includes the following coding sequences:
- a CDS encoding DUF6069 family protein gives MTTNTRLAATSSATASTWRPRLLTVLGAAAGAAVLFLAGKAGGIDLAVDQRDGKGPVDLALGSFIGSAAGAALLGWALLALLERFAPAAARKIWTAVASVVLLASVALPFGVEATSGTKILLALAHLAVGLVVLLGLRRDAHPARG, from the coding sequence ATGACCACGAACACCCGCCTCGCCGCCACCTCCTCCGCCACCGCCTCCACCTGGCGGCCCCGGCTCCTGACCGTCCTGGGGGCCGCGGCCGGAGCCGCCGTCCTCTTCCTCGCCGGCAAGGCCGGTGGCATCGACCTCGCCGTCGACCAGCGCGACGGCAAGGGACCGGTCGACCTCGCCCTCGGCAGCTTCATCGGCTCCGCCGCGGGCGCCGCCCTGCTCGGCTGGGCCCTGCTCGCCCTGCTGGAGAGGTTCGCCCCGGCCGCGGCCCGGAAGATCTGGACCGCCGTCGCCTCCGTGGTGCTCCTCGCCTCCGTGGCCCTGCCGTTCGGCGTCGAGGCCACCAGTGGTACGAAGATCCTCCTGGCGCTCGCCCACCTCGCCGTCGGCCTCGTCGTCCTCCTCGGTCTGCGCCGCGATGCGCACCCGGCCCGGGGCTGA
- a CDS encoding CGNR zinc finger domain-containing protein: MATSAPDPRPLTGEPLSLDLLNTLWHDRYGRYDLLDSTAGLACWLAGSRAAAAYACGELRADRTTLTAVRAARTALAGVAGRADAGPMALDAFNRLLDAGRIRRLLTATGPVERLEAPDSGRLLGYLVAADYLRLLSTARDRVRTCANPTCGLRFHDVSRNGTRRWCTSTGCGNRAKAARHYARRTASAS; this comes from the coding sequence GTGGCGACGAGCGCGCCCGATCCGCGTCCGCTGACCGGCGAGCCGCTCAGCCTGGACCTCCTCAACACCCTCTGGCACGACCGGTACGGCCGCTACGACCTGCTGGACTCCACCGCCGGCCTCGCGTGCTGGCTGGCCGGGTCCCGGGCGGCCGCCGCGTACGCCTGCGGCGAGCTGCGGGCCGACCGGACCACCCTGACCGCGGTCCGGGCCGCCCGCACCGCGCTGGCCGGTGTGGCCGGGCGCGCCGATGCGGGGCCGATGGCGCTCGACGCCTTCAACAGGCTGCTCGACGCGGGCCGGATCCGCCGGCTGCTCACGGCCACCGGGCCCGTCGAGCGGCTGGAGGCGCCCGACTCGGGCCGTCTGCTCGGGTACCTCGTGGCGGCGGATTACCTCCGGCTGCTCAGTACCGCGCGGGACCGGGTGCGCACGTGTGCCAACCCGACGTGTGGGCTGCGGTTCCACGACGTGAGTCGCAACGGCACCCGTCGGTGGTGCACGAGCACGGGGTGCGGGAACCGGGCGAAGGCGGCCCGCCACTACGCCCGCCGGACGGCCTCCGCTTCCTGA
- a CDS encoding ScbR family autoregulator-binding transcription factor, whose translation MAERKRERVPQNRAIQTKATILRAAAEVFDEFGFSGASISKIMKRADVTQGGMYFHFASKEELAYAVMVGQGEGLEFPAGEDGLQRLVDITLYLADQLRHNPVLRAGVRLAVEQGEFGLRDDVAYQAWVLEFRQQLRFARAKGELQPDVDDHELAWILVSSFTGAQLFSQMSTGRADLPQRIASLWRYLLPAVATEEARRALRLTLPEAEAGAPEKTERPL comes from the coding sequence ATGGCTGAGCGGAAGAGAGAGCGCGTCCCGCAGAACCGCGCGATCCAGACCAAGGCGACCATCCTGCGGGCGGCCGCCGAGGTCTTCGACGAGTTCGGGTTCAGTGGTGCCAGCATCAGCAAGATCATGAAGCGGGCCGACGTCACCCAGGGCGGGATGTACTTCCACTTCGCCTCGAAGGAGGAGCTCGCCTACGCCGTCATGGTCGGCCAGGGCGAGGGTCTGGAGTTCCCGGCCGGGGAGGACGGGCTGCAGCGTCTGGTGGACATCACGCTCTACCTCGCCGACCAGCTCCGGCACAATCCGGTGCTGCGGGCCGGGGTGCGGCTGGCCGTGGAGCAGGGGGAATTCGGCCTCCGCGACGACGTCGCCTACCAGGCCTGGGTGCTCGAATTCCGCCAGCAGCTGCGCTTCGCCCGCGCGAAGGGCGAGCTCCAGCCGGACGTGGACGACCACGAGCTGGCCTGGATCCTGGTCAGCTCCTTCACCGGGGCGCAGCTCTTCTCCCAGATGTCGACCGGGCGGGCCGACCTCCCGCAGCGGATCGCCTCGCTCTGGCGCTACCTCCTGCCGGCCGTCGCCACCGAAGAGGCCCGCCGCGCGCTGCGGCTGACCCTGCCGGAGGCGGAGGCGGGCGCCCCGGAGAAAACCGAACGACCCCTATGA
- a CDS encoding ABC transporter permease: MSSLSFAVRDSATMLRRNLLHARRYPSLTLNLLLTPVMLLLLFVYIFGDVMSAGLGDGGGGRSEYLAYLVPGILMLTIGGTTIGSAVSVATDMTEGIIARFRTMPIHRGSVLIGHVVGSVIQCVMSVVLVGAVAVAIGFRSTDATAVEWLLALGLLALVSLALTWIAVGMGLTSPNAEAASNNAMPLMILPLLSSAFVPVDAMPGWFQPVAEYQPFTPAIETLRGLLLGTEIGNSGWIAVAWCLGLAGLGYFWSKSLFQRDPK, translated from the coding sequence ATGAGCTCTCTCTCCTTCGCCGTCCGCGACTCGGCCACGATGCTGCGCCGCAACCTCCTGCACGCGCGGCGCTATCCGTCCCTCACCCTGAACCTGCTGCTCACGCCGGTCATGCTGCTCCTGCTCTTCGTCTACATCTTCGGCGACGTGATGAGCGCCGGTCTGGGGGACGGCGGCGGGGGCCGGTCCGAGTACCTCGCCTACCTCGTCCCCGGCATCCTGATGCTGACCATCGGCGGCACCACGATCGGCAGCGCGGTGTCCGTCGCCACGGACATGACCGAGGGCATCATCGCCCGCTTCCGCACGATGCCCATCCACCGCGGATCGGTGCTCATCGGGCACGTCGTCGGCAGCGTGATCCAGTGCGTGATGAGCGTGGTCCTCGTGGGCGCCGTCGCCGTGGCGATCGGCTTCCGGTCCACGGACGCCACCGCCGTGGAATGGCTCCTGGCGCTGGGCCTGCTGGCGCTCGTCTCCCTCGCGCTCACCTGGATCGCCGTCGGGATGGGGCTGACCAGCCCGAACGCCGAGGCGGCCAGCAACAACGCGATGCCGCTGATGATCCTGCCGCTGCTGTCCAGCGCCTTCGTGCCGGTCGACGCGATGCCGGGCTGGTTCCAGCCGGTCGCCGAGTACCAGCCCTTCACCCCGGCCATCGAAACCCTGCGCGGGCTGCTGCTCGGCACCGAGATCGGCAACAGCGGGTGGATCGCGGTCGCCTGGTGCCTGGGCCTGGCCGGGCTCGGCTACTTCTGGTCCAAGTCCCTGTTCCAGCGCGACCCGAAGTAG
- a CDS encoding alpha/beta fold hydrolase, with the protein MTEFLSTDGGRLAYEVTGEGPLVVLAHGMGDNRAAYRETAALLVAAGYRVASTDLRGHGESSTGWASYTRTDVAGDLLGLIRHLGGPAVIVGHSFAGGAATIAAAQEPELVDAIVEISPFTRAQKIDFGALGSNPRYRKGMLLLLGTGILRSTGLWKRYLDHAYPGTRPAGHAAHLAALDADLGRPGRMAVVAKMGMSAPTDAGARLGDVRCPALIVEGDLDCDWADPAAEGAAIVAELPAGRGRLVTIEGAGHYAHAQFPAETAAAIVSFLKETARA; encoded by the coding sequence ATGACGGAGTTTCTGAGCACCGACGGCGGGCGGCTCGCGTACGAGGTCACGGGCGAAGGCCCGCTGGTCGTGCTCGCGCACGGCATGGGCGACAACCGCGCGGCCTACCGCGAGACCGCCGCCCTCCTCGTCGCCGCCGGATACCGCGTCGCCTCCACCGACCTGCGCGGACACGGGGAATCGAGCACCGGCTGGGCCTCGTACACCCGTACCGACGTGGCGGGCGACCTGCTCGGCCTGATCCGGCACCTCGGCGGCCCGGCCGTCATCGTCGGCCACTCCTTCGCCGGCGGCGCCGCCACCATCGCGGCGGCGCAGGAGCCCGAGCTGGTCGACGCCATCGTCGAGATCAGCCCGTTCACCAGGGCGCAGAAGATCGACTTCGGCGCCCTCGGCTCCAACCCCCGCTACCGCAAGGGCATGCTCCTGCTGCTCGGCACCGGCATCCTGCGCAGCACGGGCCTGTGGAAGCGCTACCTCGACCACGCCTACCCGGGCACCCGCCCCGCCGGTCACGCCGCCCACCTCGCGGCGCTCGACGCCGACCTGGGGCGGCCGGGCAGGATGGCCGTCGTCGCAAAGATGGGGATGTCCGCCCCCACCGACGCGGGCGCCCGCCTCGGCGACGTCCGGTGCCCCGCGCTGATCGTCGAGGGCGACCTCGACTGCGACTGGGCCGACCCGGCCGCCGAGGGCGCGGCCATCGTCGCCGAACTGCCCGCCGGGCGCGGCCGCCTCGTCACGATCGAGGGCGCGGGGCACTACGCCCACGCACAGTTCCCCGCCGAGACCGCCGCGGCCATCGTGTCCTTCCTGAAGGAGACCGCCCGTGCCTAG
- a CDS encoding toxin-antitoxin system HicB family antitoxin, which translates to MDLTPYVTTLRQELAVAAEAGGDEARKLAERLTAPLESATRLTLLNVLSAAMDEITRELAPGSVDVRLRGLDPEFVVTVPAGESHAPAEPASAAPFAEPLAPHAVAEGDEGGTARVNLRLPAHLKARAEEAASREGLSVNAWLVRAVSAAVDGGARPRTAEKSQSVGQSFTGWVR; encoded by the coding sequence ATGGACCTCACGCCCTACGTCACCACCCTCCGCCAAGAGCTCGCCGTCGCCGCCGAGGCCGGCGGCGACGAAGCCCGCAAGCTGGCCGAGAGGCTCACCGCTCCCCTGGAGTCGGCCACCCGGCTGACCCTGCTCAACGTGCTCTCCGCCGCGATGGACGAGATCACCCGTGAACTCGCCCCCGGATCGGTCGACGTACGGCTGCGGGGGCTCGACCCCGAGTTCGTGGTGACGGTGCCGGCCGGCGAGAGCCACGCCCCCGCGGAGCCGGCCTCCGCCGCTCCGTTCGCCGAACCGCTCGCGCCGCACGCAGTCGCCGAGGGCGACGAGGGCGGCACCGCCCGCGTCAACCTGCGTCTGCCGGCCCACCTGAAGGCCCGCGCCGAGGAGGCCGCGAGCCGCGAGGGGCTGTCGGTCAACGCCTGGCTGGTGCGCGCCGTATCGGCCGCGGTCGACGGCGGCGCCCGGCCCCGTACGGCGGAGAAGTCCCAGAGCGTGGGGCAGAGCTTCACCGGCTGGGTCCGCTAG
- a CDS encoding MFS transporter produces MQLMIVIDISIVTVALSSIQRDLGFDQARLAWVTNAYTVGFGGLLLLSGRVGDLLGRKRLFIGGVVLSPSPRRPAACPERRRC; encoded by the coding sequence ATGCAGCTGATGATCGTGATCGACATCAGCATCGTGACCGTGGCGCTGAGCTCCATCCAGCGCGACCTGGGGTTCGACCAGGCCCGCCTGGCCTGGGTCACCAACGCCTACACCGTGGGCTTCGGCGGCCTGCTGCTGCTCTCGGGCCGGGTCGGTGATCTCCTCGGACGCAAGCGGCTGTTCATCGGCGGCGTCGTCCTCTCACCCTCGCCTCGGCGGCCTGCGGCCTGTCCGGAACGCAGGAGATGCTGA
- a CDS encoding MarR family winged helix-turn-helix transcriptional regulator: protein MEQSTENAVQRALGESRAGTGMGVRPEMTANLAEVGATPRAHCVLHRALEGEFTQSQIADSVGLDKTTMVVITDKLEKEGLAVRTPSPVDRRARIIAVTDKGRALLARSDEVVSTTHESVLSALPEGLREPFVEALTLLVEGRLAKFVECEQPPRRRSAS, encoded by the coding sequence ATGGAGCAGAGCACCGAGAACGCCGTCCAGCGCGCTCTGGGGGAATCAAGGGCGGGCACGGGCATGGGAGTTCGCCCCGAGATGACGGCGAACCTCGCCGAAGTCGGCGCGACGCCGCGTGCGCACTGCGTGCTGCACCGGGCGCTGGAGGGCGAGTTCACGCAGAGTCAGATCGCGGACTCGGTCGGCCTGGACAAGACCACGATGGTCGTCATCACCGACAAGCTGGAGAAGGAGGGCCTCGCGGTCCGCACGCCCTCCCCGGTGGACCGGCGGGCCAGGATCATCGCAGTCACCGACAAGGGGCGGGCCCTGCTCGCCCGGTCGGACGAGGTCGTCTCGACCACGCACGAGAGCGTGCTCTCCGCCCTGCCCGAGGGGCTGCGGGAACCGTTCGTGGAGGCCCTGACCCTGCTGGTGGAGGGTCGCCTCGCGAAGTTCGTGGAGTGCGAGCAGCCGCCCCGCCGCCGCTCGGCCTCCTAG
- a CDS encoding sec-independent translocase, with amino-acid sequence MFNDIGALELITLVILAVLVFGPEKLPKMIQDVTGVIRKVRAYADSAKADIRSGLGPEFEDFEFRDLDPKNFARKHLLDDHDGLGLEGTRKAFDLRKEMSEVADAVNHREDRQAAPGAPAPSAPSAPPSLSKITS; translated from the coding sequence GTGTTCAACGACATCGGCGCCCTCGAACTGATCACCCTCGTGATCCTCGCGGTCCTCGTCTTCGGCCCGGAGAAACTGCCGAAGATGATCCAGGACGTCACCGGCGTCATCCGGAAGGTCCGCGCCTACGCGGACAGCGCCAAGGCCGACATCCGGTCCGGGCTGGGGCCGGAGTTCGAGGACTTCGAGTTCCGGGACCTCGACCCGAAGAACTTCGCGCGCAAGCATCTGCTGGACGACCACGACGGCTTGGGGCTGGAGGGCACCCGGAAGGCCTTCGACCTGCGGAAGGAGATGTCCGAGGTGGCCGATGCGGTGAACCACCGCGAAGACCGGCAGGCCGCGCCCGGGGCGCCCGCCCCGTCTGCCCCGTCCGCCCCGCCCTCCCTGAGCAAGATCACGTCATAG
- a CDS encoding DUF4097 family beta strand repeat-containing protein, translating to MPSFDTSEAISVTAHVEAGSIQFTAGDRRDTVVAVQPRDPKRDKDVRTAEQTEVTFAGGVLTVRTPKSNPFGKPGIVDVTVDLPTGSHVDTTGSWTQVLGEGRLGEVRVKTSSGDVRLDTTGPLKLTASHGSITVDRAEGATEITTSSGSLRLGFVDGPAVLKNSHGTTTVGAAIGELRVSGANGDIEIRRAEDSVTAKTAHGTLRVGEVARGTVELETSYGAIEVGVREGTAAWLDVSSGSGQVRNALTASGSPEESADTVKVRARTKYGNIDVRRALASGA from the coding sequence ATGCCTTCTTTCGACACCTCCGAAGCGATCTCGGTCACCGCACACGTGGAGGCCGGTTCCATCCAGTTCACCGCGGGCGACCGCCGCGACACCGTCGTGGCGGTGCAGCCCCGGGACCCGAAGCGCGACAAGGACGTACGGACCGCCGAGCAGACCGAGGTCACGTTCGCGGGCGGCGTGCTGACCGTCAGGACGCCCAAGTCCAACCCGTTCGGCAAGCCCGGCATCGTCGACGTGACGGTGGACCTGCCCACGGGTTCGCACGTCGACACGACCGGCTCCTGGACCCAGGTGCTCGGCGAGGGCCGGCTCGGCGAGGTCCGGGTGAAGACCTCGTCCGGCGACGTCCGCCTCGACACGACCGGCCCGCTCAAGCTGACCGCGTCGCACGGCTCGATCACCGTGGACCGGGCCGAGGGCGCGACCGAGATCACCACCAGCTCCGGCAGCCTGCGCCTCGGCTTCGTCGACGGCCCCGCCGTCCTGAAGAACTCGCACGGCACCACGACCGTCGGCGCCGCCATCGGCGAGCTGCGGGTGAGCGGTGCCAACGGTGACATCGAGATCCGGCGGGCCGAGGACTCGGTCACCGCCAAGACCGCCCACGGAACCCTGCGGGTGGGCGAAGTCGCCCGCGGCACCGTGGAGCTGGAGACCTCCTACGGGGCCATCGAGGTCGGCGTCCGCGAGGGTACGGCCGCCTGGCTCGACGTCAGCTCGGGCTCCGGCCAGGTGCGCAACGCGCTCACCGCGTCCGGGAGCCCGGAGGAGAGCGCGGACACCGTCAAGGTCCGCGCCCGGACGAAGTACGGCAACATCGACGTCCGTCGCGCCCTGGCCTCCGGCGCCTGA
- a CDS encoding TetR/AcrR family transcriptional regulator: MPRASLSAAAVVDVALHLVDAEGPAGLTLSAVAGRAGVATPSLYKHVRSLAELRDLLSARIMNEMADEIGVAVIGRSADEAIRAFMTAWRSYALRHPHRYAALLHSPELRTAEAGERLITILFATLRAYGLEDSAAIHAARCLRATAHGFVSLETGGGFALPEGLDESYALLAHMVVTGLRTPSA, encoded by the coding sequence GTGCCTAGGGCCTCGCTCTCGGCCGCCGCGGTGGTCGACGTGGCGCTGCACCTCGTCGATGCGGAGGGGCCGGCGGGCCTGACCCTGTCGGCGGTGGCGGGCCGGGCGGGCGTGGCGACCCCTTCCCTCTACAAGCACGTGCGCAGCCTCGCCGAGCTCCGCGACCTCCTGTCGGCGCGGATCATGAACGAGATGGCGGACGAGATCGGCGTGGCCGTCATCGGCCGTTCCGCCGACGAGGCGATCCGCGCGTTCATGACGGCCTGGCGCAGCTACGCCCTGCGCCACCCGCACCGGTACGCGGCCCTGCTGCACAGCCCCGAGCTGCGGACGGCCGAAGCCGGGGAGCGCCTCATCACCATCCTCTTCGCCACCCTGCGGGCGTACGGCCTGGAGGACTCCGCGGCCATCCACGCGGCCCGCTGCCTGCGCGCGACCGCCCACGGCTTCGTCTCCCTCGAAACCGGCGGCGGTTTCGCCCTGCCCGAGGGCCTGGACGAGAGCTACGCCCTCCTGGCGCACATGGTCGTCACGGGCCTGCGCACGCCCTCCGCCTAG
- a CDS encoding ATP-binding cassette domain-containing protein, with the protein MPTSRRGDGHPSPAAVSAVGLRKSYGDKTVLDGIDLSIPAGSVFALLGPNGAGKTTVVKILSTLIAADGGQAQVAGHDIAASPGGVRAAIGVTGQFSAVDGLITGEENMLLMADLHHLSKREGRRITAELLARFDLTDAAKKPASTYSGGMKRRLDIAMTLVGDPRIIFLDEPTTGLDPRSRHTMWQIIRGLVSGGVTVFLTTQYLEEADQLADRIAVLNDGRIAAEGSAEELKRLIPGGHVRLRFSDPAAYRAAVAALGEVTRDDEALALQIPSDGSQRALGSLLGRLDSAGIEADELTVHTPDLDDVFFALTASTHQTKEDVR; encoded by the coding sequence ATGCCCACATCACGTCGGGGAGACGGTCACCCGTCTCCGGCGGCCGTCTCCGCCGTCGGTCTGCGCAAGTCCTACGGGGACAAGACCGTCCTCGACGGCATCGATCTGAGCATCCCGGCCGGTTCCGTGTTCGCACTGCTCGGCCCCAACGGCGCCGGCAAGACCACCGTCGTGAAGATCCTGTCCACGCTCATCGCCGCCGACGGCGGACAGGCGCAGGTCGCGGGCCACGACATCGCGGCCTCGCCGGGCGGGGTGCGGGCGGCGATCGGGGTGACCGGGCAGTTCTCGGCCGTCGATGGGCTGATCACCGGTGAGGAGAACATGCTCCTCATGGCGGACCTGCACCACCTGTCCAAGCGGGAGGGGCGGCGGATCACCGCCGAGCTGCTGGCCCGCTTCGACCTCACCGACGCGGCGAAGAAGCCGGCGTCGACCTACTCCGGCGGCATGAAGCGCCGGCTCGACATCGCCATGACGCTGGTGGGTGATCCGCGGATCATCTTCCTCGACGAGCCGACCACCGGTCTGGACCCGCGCTCCCGCCACACCATGTGGCAGATCATCCGCGGGCTCGTCTCCGGCGGCGTGACGGTCTTCCTCACCACGCAGTACTTGGAGGAGGCCGATCAGCTCGCGGACCGGATCGCCGTGCTGAACGACGGCAGGATCGCCGCCGAGGGGAGCGCGGAGGAGTTGAAGCGGCTGATCCCGGGAGGCCACGTACGCCTGCGGTTCTCCGACCCGGCCGCCTACCGGGCCGCGGTGGCCGCGCTCGGCGAGGTCACCCGGGACGACGAGGCGCTGGCGCTGCAGATTCCCAGTGACGGCAGCCAGCGCGCGCTCGGTTCCCTCCTCGGCCGGCTGGACTCGGCCGGCATCGAGGCGGACGAACTCACCGTGCACACCCCCGACCTCGACGACGTGTTCTTCGCCCTCACCGCCTCCACCCACCAGACCAAGGAAGACGTCCGATGA